In the genome of Deinococcus yavapaiensis KR-236, the window GTCACTCGCTGCTGGAGCTGGCGTTCAGCTGGTTGCTCTCGAACGACGTGACGTCGAGCGTGATCGCGGGCGCGACACGGCCCGAGCAGATCGACCAGAACGTCGCGGCGCTCGATTGGACGCTCACGAGGGAGGACGTCGAGGAAGTGAACCGCATCACCGCGTAACCGCCGCTCGGCGCACGGAAGAAGGCCCGAGCGGAAACTCTGGCCTTCTTCCATGCGACCTGCTCACCGTCGCGAGGGGCCGAGTCGAATTCGTGCAGGTGGCGCGCCACGCTTCATGCAAGGAGACGGCGTGCCCGCCCGCGTTCCCGATTACTGCGTCGAATTGAGCGTGGCCGACGCGTCGGACGCCGAGTGGGGCGGAGGCGAAGGAGGCGCGTACTGACGCGGAAAAGTCGAAATCGCCAGGGATGCGACGCCCACACCCGTACGCAAGGCGTCTGCCTTCGTGGCCCCCTCGGCCAGGGCGTGCAAGTACGCCGCGTTGAAGGTATCGCCCGCCCCGACGGTATCGACGACTTCCACCAGCGGGGCGTCGACCTGCTCGCGAACACCCGCTTGGTACGACACCGCCCCGGCCGATCCGCACTTCACGACGAGCGTTCCGTTGGCAGGCAGGATTGGGCCGAGGACCTCGATGGCCGCCAAGACGTTGTCGCGCTCGGCGAGCGCCGTCAACTCGGCGTCGTTCAGCAAAGCGAAGTCGCAAGAAGCGAGCCACGAGCGGACTTCCGCTCGAACATCGTGGGACCACCCCTCGCTCGGCCAGCCGGGATCGAGCGCCACGAGCGCGCGACGCTCCTTGAGGGCGGCGAGGAGGGTGGGGTACTGTTCGCGCAGACGCGGCGTGAGGAACGCTCCGACGAGCAAGACGATGTCGCCGGGGCGCACGACGTGCAGACGGTCGAGCACGTCTTCCAACGACAGTGCGGCCAAGTGCCCGAGGTGCGAGAAGAACGTTCGCTCACCGCTGACGTGACTGAGGGCGACCGTGACGGAGGTGGGCGCGTTGGGCGTGTCCCAAAGGCCTTGGACGTCCACGAGCTGCGCGCGGAGCCAGCCGCCGAAGGCGTCGGTGCCCACGTTGGCGATGGCGCTGCACGTCGCGCCGAGGTCACGCAAGGCGACAAGAGAATTTCCCGCCGATCCACCGATGCGTAGCTCCATGCGGTCCAGAAGCATCTCCGTGCCAAGCTCGGGCCAGCGGTCATGCGAGCCCATGATCAAGTCGACGTTGATGTTACCGATCACCACGATGGAAGGCGTCATCAATCCTCTTTCAGGCGCCGCGCGACAGGCAAGCCGTCGAAGAAGCCGCGCAATGGATAGCGTGGCACGGTCGTGCGCGACCCGCCGAGGCTGAACGTCTCGTACTCGTAGGCGTTCTTCGTGACTTCATCGGGCATCGTTCCGAGGGTGCTCAACGGCCCCGTCTGAGTGCGGTGCGCGTACAGAGCGCGCCGTTTCTGCGGCGCGTAGCGAGACACGCCGACGCGCACGGCGACCGTGCAGTCCGACACTCCGTATGTGTCGGGGTCGAGTCCTGCCAGGACGCCGAGGCTGCCTTGCATGCGTTGCATCTCGCTTCGAGTTTGCGCCGTGTAGTACAGGCGCTGCACGGGCTTCTCCAGACAACCGCTGGAGTAGAAGGCGGCAGTGGCGGCGCGGTGCACGATCAAATGATCGGGATGTCCGTAGATGCCGTGTGGATCGAAGGTCAGCATGACGTGCGGTTGAACGCGGGCGATGACTTCGAGAATGCGCGCCTCGATCTCCCAAAGGTCGACGTTGATCGTGGCGAGCGGATCGTCACGGCGCAGCCTCTCACCTCGGCCCGAGTCGTGGTAGCCGAGAAAGACCGGCTCGCCGATTCCCAAGTGCGCGCAGGCGTCCTTGAGTTCCTGTTCGCGCAGTGCGGCGACGTCCTCGACGTGACCGAGCGAGGGATCGGTGACGCGGCCCGCTTCACCTCGCGTGGCGCACACGAGGGTGATGCGCGCTCCTTGCGCGGCGTAGTGTGCCAGCGTGCCGCCGCAGCGCAGCGCCTCGTCATCGGGATGGGCGAAGACGGCCAGCAGGGATGGTTGGGCCATAGCCGTGCCGCCTTACCCTTTCATGCCCGTCATGACGATGCCTTCGATGATTTGGCGTTGGAAGAAGGCGAATACCAAGAGCACGGGAATCACGGCGAGACTCGACGCGGCCATGATGAGGCCCCACTGGGTGCCCGCTTCACCGCTGAACAGGGCGACGCCGACGGGCAAGGTGCGTAACGCGGGACTTTGAATGACGACGAGGGGCCACAAGAAGGCGTTCCAGTTGCCGAGGAACGTGAAGATCGCCAAGCTCGCCAGCGCAGGACGCACGAGCGGCAAGGCGACCTTCCAGAAGATGCCGAACTCGTTCATGCCGTCGATGCGCGCCGCTTCGATCAAGTCGCTGGGAACCGTCTCGAAGAATTGCCGCATCAAGAAGATGCCGAACGCCGACATGAGACCGGGGAAGAGAATGCTGAAGTACGTGTTGGTGAGCTTGAGGTCCACGACGCCGACGAACCAAGGAATGACGAGCATCTCCGTCGGAATCATCAGGGTGGACAAAATCGCCACGAAGATGAGGGTCTTGCCGGGAAAGTCGAACTTCGCGAGCGTGTACCCGACGAGCGAGTCGAAAAACAGCACGCTGAGGGTGGTGACGCCCGCGACGAGCAGCGAGTTGACGAACCAGCGCACGAAGGCCGTCTGACCGAGGACCGTCCGGTAGTTCTCGAGGGTCGGCTCGGACGGCAGGAACGCGAGCGTGAACAGTTCCGCGAACGGTTTGAGGCTCGTCAGGAGCATCCACGCGAACGGGAACAACGTCACGATCGCGCCGACGAACAGCACGAGGTAGGCGCTCAACGTCGTGACGCGCTCGCGAAGCGGTCGCCGGCGACGCTCGTCGAGCGAAAGGGAAGCGTGGGCGCTCATCAGTAGTCGAACCTCCGGGTGAGGAAGCGCATTTGCAGCAGCGTGATGACGAGGATGATCGCGAACAAGACGACCGTGAGCGCGGAAGCGTACCCCATCTGGAAGCGTCCGAAGGCAACTTGATAGATGTACACGGCGACCGTGAGGGTGCTTTGCAACGGACCGCCTTGATCGGTGAAGTTCAAGTTGACGATTTGCGTGAACAATTGCAGGTACGCGATCGTCCCTGTCACGACGCTGAAGACGATCGTGGGATTCAAGAGCGGAAACGTGATGCGCCGGAAGGTGTACCAGCCGTTCGCTCCGTCGAGCGAGGCCGCTTCGTAGTACGAGCGTGGAATCGCCGCGAGACCCGCGAGGAACAGCACGACTTGAAAACCGAGGTTTTGCCACACCACGAGCGCCGTCGCAGACGGCAGCGCCTGGTCGGGAGACGTCAGGAACGACTGAGCTGGAAGGCCGAGCGTGACGAGGACCGTGTTCACGGGCCCGAACTGCGGCGAGAGCAGCCACTGCCACACCCACGTGGCGGCGACGATGGGCGTGACGTACGGAATGAAGTACAAGGCGCGCAGCAAGCCGCGCAAGGCCGTGATGCGTGACAGCAGCAGCGCGATGCCAAGGCCGAGGGCGATTTGCGCGGGAACGCCGATCAAGGCGTAAAACGCGGTGTTGCGCAAGGCGCGACCGAAGGTCGCGTCGGACGCCAGGCGCGTGTAATTCTCGAAGCCCACGAACGGGTGCTCGGTCCCGACGGTGTTCCAATCGAACAAGCTCATGCGGAATGCCGTCAAGGTCGGCACGAAGCGCACGATCACGAAAAAGGCGAGTGGAACGAGCAGGAAGCTGTACGCCCAAAGCGCTTGACGTTGCTTGAGGGACAACGTGCGCTTCGGGCGGACGGGCGCGGAGGGGAAAGCCCCCTCCGCGCGAGGGGGCGGGACGCTCATGTCAGGATGCTCACTTCTTGTAGTAATCGTTGAGAATCTTTTGCTCCTCGGCCACCGCGCGCTTCAAGGCGGCGGCAGGATCGCCCTTTTCCAAGATGACGGAGTTGATTGCGTCGACCCACACGCGCCGCTGCCCCGCTTCGTCCACGAAGAGCGTCGAGGTCGCGAAGGGCAGGCTCTGCACGAACGGACCGTACACGGGGTCCTTGCGAAGGTCCGCTTGGCTGGACAGGCGACGCGACGCGGGAATTTCACCGACGTCACGCAGCCACTCGCGCATGACTTCCTCGCTCGTGAGGAACTTCAAGAACTTCACGGACGCGTCCAGCTTCGCTCCACGCGCGTTTTTCGTGATGCCGTTGACCCAGTACGAGCCGAAGTTGCCGCGCTGGCCGCCTTGATTCATGACGGGCAGGGTCGCGACGCCCCAATCGAATTTCGCGCCGCTGCGAATCGAGCCGATAGCGAACGACCCGTCGATGATCATGCCCGCGCGGCCCGCGATGAACGCGTCACGGTAAGCGTTGTTGCCCGGGAAGAAGTTGGGAACGCCGACTTTGTACTTCGTGACGAGGTCCGCGTAGAACGTCAGGGCTTTGACGCCCGCCTCGGTGTCGTACGTCGCTTGCTTGCCGTCCGCGCTGTACGGGCGGCCGCCGTACTGGCGAAGGAGCACTTCGCGCAGCACGTGGTAGTCCTGACCGTCCGGCGCCATCGCGAAGCCGAGGGTCGTGAAGCGCGGCGCGGCGCCCTTCGTGATCTTTTGGGCGGCCGTCAAAAAGTCGTTCCACGTACGCGGCGCGCTGCGAATGCCCGCCTGCTTGAAGAGTTCCTTGTTGTAGAAGATCGCCAGGGTGCGCACGGCCGTGGGCAGCGCGTAGTACTTGCCGTCGATCTTCGACGTCTTGACCATCGGCACGAAGTTGGCGTCGATGGTGCGAACGGGGAAGTCCTTGGCGGGCAACGCTTGCAGGTAACCGCCGTCCACGTACTGCGGCAACCAACCGTAGAAGAGGTTCACGACGTCCGGGCCTTGACCGGCGGGAATGCTCGTCGCGACCTTCTGGTTGTACGCGTCGTACGGAAACGTCTCCTGCTTGACCTTGATGCCGGGATTTTGCGCTTCGAAACGCGCGATGAGCTTGTTCATCAAGGTGACCTTGCTGGCGAACTCGTACTGCCAGTACGTGATCGTCACGTCCTGCGCGGCGGCGACCGACGCGGACAGCAGGGTGGACAAGCCGAGCAACTTCAGTGCTTTCTTCATAACGACTCCTTGAGGGGTTACTTGCCTTCCGGCGTGAGAAGGTTGACGAACAAGCGGTACGCGCCGGGCACTCCGGCCGGAAGTTCGCGGAAGAAAGCGTAGCCTGCGTATGTCCACGTGCCTTGCCCGACCTTCACCTTGACGAGACCGCCTTGCGCTTCCGGTTCACCGCGGTCATGCGATTCCAGGAGGGCTTTGTAGCGAGGGTCCCAAGTCGTCAGCCAGTACAGGCCGCGTTCTTGAACCCATCCTTCGAAGTCGGCTTGCGTGATGCGGTTCGGAGTCGTGAAGGCCGGGTCTTCGGGCGCGAGGATGCGAACGGGCGCGTCTTCTTCCGTCACGCGAATGTTGGCCGGACCGAGCGTCGTCGGGAAGGGGCCGGGACCGCCGGTCATGATCCGGTCCCACTCGAAGCGATGGTACTGCACCACCATATTACCGCCGCGCTCAATATAGTTCATCAAGCGAGCGTGGTTCGCGGCGAGGTCGGGGCGATCACCGTACGCGCGCACGCCGATCACGATGGTGCCGAATTGCGACAAGTCCCCGCTCGCGATGAATTCCGGCGTGAGGGTGGTGACGTCGAGGCCCACGCGCTTCAAGGCTTCGGGAACGACGTCTCCGGTGCCCGGCACGTACCCGATCTTCACGGAGGGAACCTTGAGGTCGAAGGCGTTGATGGTCGCTCGGGCGGGCGCGTAGAGAGGTCGGTACTCGGTGTGCGCGTAGTTGATGACCGTGTAGCCTTCGGCGAACTTCTCGCTTCCGAGCGTCGCTTCGGCATCGATGGCGTACGTGCCCGCCGTCAGGTTCGCGGGCGCTTGCACGTCGAACGCCAGCAGGGCCGCTTCACCCGAGCGCGCCAACTTGAAGGGCTGCGCGGCTTGCGTGGCCGTCCAACCCGCGGGCAACTTGAGGGTCACGTTGCCTTCCGTCGCGCCCGTGGTGTTGTTCTCGACGCGCACGTGCACGGTCGCCTTGCGGTCCGAGCCGAGCGGCATGATCGCCAAGTCGGGGTCGACGCGCACGTTGAGTTTCGGTACGACCGCCAGGAGGCGCGAGCGCTCGCCGAACTTCGGATCGGCCCAGACGTTTTGCAAAGGCACGCGCACGGTGACGGGCGTTCCGGAGACGTTCACGCGCGCCACGGCGAAGGTGTCGGTGGGGCAGTAGGGGAGGGTGACGCACTCGGGGCGGTCGACGGTCACGCGACCCGAGAAGTTGTCGGGCCGCCGCCAGTACGGACGCGTGAGCGCGGCATTCCCGGCGACGGTCACGTCGAGGGACGCGCCGACCGCTCCACCCGCGGCGAGGGTCGCGGCGGCCACCGCCCCCTTGGCTTCCCAACCGGACGGCAGTTCGAGGCCCGCCGACGCGAGCTCCACGGGCAACTTTCCTT includes:
- a CDS encoding PIG-L family deacetylase; protein product: MKHRSGTPLALALTAALLGTAKADLPRSPEVGAVGIQQAVDRLPMSARFLLVGAHPDDEPSGVMAYVTRGLHAESAYLALNRGEGGQNEIGTELFDGLGIIRTDELLGARAVDGAKQYFSTVYDYGFSRTLNEALSKWDEQKALSDVVRVIRTFRPDVVVTFHADERVGHGHHQAAGYLAVKAFDLAGDPSAFPELGLPAWQPQKLYLSAGVGGGTGDAQNATLTVDVGQYDPILGRTYQQIGLEGRSYHRSQGMGSLLPAGSFKNNFVILKGKSGAASGQEKSFFDGVPTTLTARWANVEIPALASALRTAQREAESAVKNLDLRTPETTVARVRRGLDAIRRAKNVAEGVSDLAPAAKSALVDDLARKEEQFNEALVRLLGLNLKAVANDATVTPGQAFKVRFDLYNQGKLPVELASAGLELPSGWEAKGAVAAATLAAGGAVGASLDVTVAGNAALTRPYWRRPDNFSGRVTVDRPECVTLPYCPTDTFAVARVNVSGTPVTVRVPLQNVWADPKFGERSRLLAVVPKLNVRVDPDLAIMPLGSDRKATVHVRVENNTTGATEGNVTLKLPAGWTATQAAQPFKLARSGEAALLAFDVQAPANLTAGTYAIDAEATLGSEKFAEGYTVINYAHTEYRPLYAPARATINAFDLKVPSVKIGYVPGTGDVVPEALKRVGLDVTTLTPEFIASGDLSQFGTIVIGVRAYGDRPDLAANHARLMNYIERGGNMVVQYHRFEWDRIMTGGPGPFPTTLGPANIRVTEEDAPVRILAPEDPAFTTPNRITQADFEGWVQERGLYWLTTWDPRYKALLESHDRGEPEAQGGLVKVKVGQGTWTYAGYAFFRELPAGVPGAYRLFVNLLTPEGK
- a CDS encoding PIG-L deacetylase family protein encodes the protein MAQPSLLAVFAHPDDEALRCGGTLAHYAAQGARITLVCATRGEAGRVTDPSLGHVEDVAALREQELKDACAHLGIGEPVFLGYHDSGRGERLRRDDPLATINVDLWEIEARILEVIARVQPHVMLTFDPHGIYGHPDHLIVHRAATAAFYSSGCLEKPVQRLYYTAQTRSEMQRMQGSLGVLAGLDPDTYGVSDCTVAVRVGVSRYAPQKRRALYAHRTQTGPLSTLGTMPDEVTKNAYEYETFSLGGSRTTVPRYPLRGFFDGLPVARRLKED
- a CDS encoding extracellular solute-binding protein; translated protein: MKKALKLLGLSTLLSASVAAAQDVTITYWQYEFASKVTLMNKLIARFEAQNPGIKVKQETFPYDAYNQKVATSIPAGQGPDVVNLFYGWLPQYVDGGYLQALPAKDFPVRTIDANFVPMVKTSKIDGKYYALPTAVRTLAIFYNKELFKQAGIRSAPRTWNDFLTAAQKITKGAAPRFTTLGFAMAPDGQDYHVLREVLLRQYGGRPYSADGKQATYDTEAGVKALTFYADLVTKYKVGVPNFFPGNNAYRDAFIAGRAGMIIDGSFAIGSIRSGAKFDWGVATLPVMNQGGQRGNFGSYWVNGITKNARGAKLDASVKFLKFLTSEEVMREWLRDVGEIPASRRLSSQADLRKDPVYGPFVQSLPFATSTLFVDEAGQRRVWVDAINSVILEKGDPAAALKRAVAEEQKILNDYYKK
- a CDS encoding carbohydrate kinase family protein yields the protein MTPSIVVIGNINVDLIMGSHDRWPELGTEMLLDRMELRIGGSAGNSLVALRDLGATCSAIANVGTDAFGGWLRAQLVDVQGLWDTPNAPTSVTVALSHVSGERTFFSHLGHLAALSLEDVLDRLHVVRPGDIVLLVGAFLTPRLREQYPTLLAALKERRALVALDPGWPSEGWSHDVRAEVRSWLASCDFALLNDAELTALAERDNVLAAIEVLGPILPANGTLVVKCGSAGAVSYQAGVREQVDAPLVEVVDTVGAGDTFNAAYLHALAEGATKADALRTGVGVASLAISTFPRQYAPPSPPPHSASDASATLNSTQ
- a CDS encoding carbohydrate ABC transporter permease → MSAHASLSLDERRRRPLRERVTTLSAYLVLFVGAIVTLFPFAWMLLTSLKPFAELFTLAFLPSEPTLENYRTVLGQTAFVRWFVNSLLVAGVTTLSVLFFDSLVGYTLAKFDFPGKTLIFVAILSTLMIPTEMLVIPWFVGVVDLKLTNTYFSILFPGLMSAFGIFLMRQFFETVPSDLIEAARIDGMNEFGIFWKVALPLVRPALASLAIFTFLGNWNAFLWPLVVIQSPALRTLPVGVALFSGEAGTQWGLIMAASSLAVIPVLLVFAFFQRQIIEGIVMTGMKG
- a CDS encoding carbohydrate ABC transporter permease codes for the protein MSVPPPRAEGAFPSAPVRPKRTLSLKQRQALWAYSFLLVPLAFFVIVRFVPTLTAFRMSLFDWNTVGTEHPFVGFENYTRLASDATFGRALRNTAFYALIGVPAQIALGLGIALLLSRITALRGLLRALYFIPYVTPIVAATWVWQWLLSPQFGPVNTVLVTLGLPAQSFLTSPDQALPSATALVVWQNLGFQVVLFLAGLAAIPRSYYEAASLDGANGWYTFRRITFPLLNPTIVFSVVTGTIAYLQLFTQIVNLNFTDQGGPLQSTLTVAVYIYQVAFGRFQMGYASALTVVLFAIILVITLLQMRFLTRRFDY